One Hemibagrus wyckioides isolate EC202008001 linkage group LG07, SWU_Hwy_1.0, whole genome shotgun sequence DNA segment encodes these proteins:
- the grpel1 gene encoding grpE protein homolog 1, mitochondrial codes for MAGLCARGVRYILTAPSLSRRTPRLLCTAAQQKSSGGPEEETAAQKPEQGAAEKVLAEEKGQLEDQLKEVTDKYKRALADTENLRQRSQKLVDDAKLYGIQAFCKDLLEVADILEKATQSVPKEEVSSQNPHLKNLFDGLVMTQVQIQKVFTKHGLVKLDPVGLKFDPYEHEALFHIPFEGQEPGTVATVTKVGYKLHGRTLRPALVGVVKAP; via the exons ATGGCGGGTTTGTGTGCGCGTGGAGTGCGGTACATTCTAACAGCTCCTTCTCTGTCGCG GAGGACACCGCGGCTCCTGTGTACAGCGGCGCAGCAGAAGAGTTCAGGAGGACCAGAAGAAGAAACCGCAGCTCAAAAACCGGAGCAGGGCGCAGCTGAGAAAGTGTTAGCCGAGGAGAAAGGCCAGCTAGAGGATCAGCTGAAGGAAGTGACG GATAAATACAAGCGAGCGCTGGCTGATACAGAGAACCTCAGACAGAGGAGTCAGAAGCTGGTAGATGATGCTAAACTTTATG GAATTCAGGCATTCTGTAAAGACCTTCTTGAAGTGGCGGACATCTTGGAGAAGGCAACTCAGAGCGTCCCAAAGGAGGAAGTGTCCTCGCAGAACCCTCACCTGAAGAACCTCTTCGATGGGCTGGTGATGACGCAGGTGCAGATCCAGAAGGTCTTCACCAAGCACGGTCTGGTGAAACTGGATCCTGTCGGGCTGAAGTTCGACCCGTACGAGCACGAGGCGCTGTTCCATATACCCTTCGAGGGCCAGGAGCCTGGCACCGTTGCCACGGTTACCAAAGTGGGCTACAAGCTGCACGGCCGCACGTTGCGACCTGCGCTCGTGGGCGTGGTTAAAGCTCCGTAA
- the LOC131356397 gene encoding regakine-1-like: protein MLARSLLLILLVLACRQYIAMAQSAKGPEDCCFRFFTKPIPIRAIKTYVNTSTDCPKNGIIFTTQNSSRVCADPGFKWVQRAIELLDQRLYESSN from the exons ATGCTCGCTCGTTCTCTTCTACTGATCCTTCTGGTTCTTGCCTGCCGTCAGTACATCGCAATGGCCCAGA gTGCAAAAGGACCAGAGGACTGTTGTTTTAGGTTCTTCACGAAACCGATACCTATAAGAGCCATTAAAACGTACGTTAATACGAGCACAGACTGTCCGAAAAATGGAATCAT TTTTACTACCCAGAATTCCAGCCGTGTGTGCGCAGACCCAGGCTTTAAGTGGGTGCAGCGGGCCATTGAACTACTTGACCAGCGCCTGTACGAGAGCTCAAACTAA
- the ccdc96 gene encoding coiled-coil domain-containing protein 96 isoform X1 gives MEEQSLEETHPDPKSEDLNAEKVADVVDSDDLAKPDDESCAVEVEVEVKETEQAVTEKDELRNMQNAPENPEEEFEASVRGDELRNTQNAPENPEEEFEASVRSDELRNMQNAQENPEEEFEALVRGDVQVGDVFEEWANSDVEIFQNKDDVEEPESHEDEDHRQSTADLQHNLQLDSKEEQELLRELQTENEKLRRLNYQLQTKLAEYFWLKPDIEMQSVQEKIYPNQGCSQKYSDIIEDIRRQRQDKKQKHLQHHNVNELLWQNNEKLEQIELEWSMLISSKREVLITGLEQANSKMEAQAVAERLLTGAQKCEDEFVSVRHENFKLNLKLSNLELGLHVSDDDPDGEMHHIDFEQLNIENQTYGEKIQECREDLLKLKRTLPQTGQILMHVKEKLRFVQVENQEKQGHFNELDALVLHEQEALTQTMQARDMLRFDNLRKRKDCGLLGNPTLLRNLEDTEDERQALERQVKMLERR, from the exons ATGGAGGAGCAGTCACTTGAGGAAACGCATCCTGATCCGAAGTCTGAAGATCTGAATGCGGAAAAGGTGGCAGACGTCGTCGACAGCGATGATTTGGCTAAACCTGATGATGAAAGCTGTGCAGTAGAAGTAGAAGTAGAAGTAAAAGAGACAGAGCAAGCAGTGACTGAAAAGGATGAATTGAGGAACATGCAGAATGCACCAGAAAACCCTGAAGAAGAATTCGAAGCTTCAGTCAGGGGTGATGAATTGAGGAACACACAGAACGCACCAGAAAACCCTGAAGAAGAGTTTGAAGCTTCAGTCAGAAGTGACGAATTGAGGAACATGCAGAATGCACAAGAAAACCCAGAAGAAGAGTTCGAAGCATTAGTGAGAGGTGATGTACAAGTTGGTGATGTATTTGAAGAGTGGGCCAACTCAGATGTGGAGATTTTTCAAAACAAGGATGATGTAGAAGAGCCTGAAAGCCATGAGGACGAAGATCACAGACAGTCTACAG CAGATCTTCAACACAACCTTCAACTGGACTCTAAAGAGGAGCAGGAGCTCCTTCGAGAACTccaaacagaaaatgaaaaactgCGTCGGCTCAATTACCAGCTCCAAACTAAACTAGCTGAATACTTCTGGCTTAAACCGGACATAGAAATGCAGTCAGTTCAAGAAAAGATTTACCCAAACCAAGGGTGCAGCCAGAAGTACTCAGACATTATAGAGGATATTAGAAGGCAGAGGCAGGACAAGAAGCAAAAGCATCTCCAACACCACAATGTAAATGAGCTGCTTTGGCAGAACAATGAGAAGTTAGAGCAAATAGAGCTTGAGTGGAGCATGCTAATATCATCCAAGCGAGAGGTACTCATTACAGGTCTGGAGCAGGCGAATAGCAAGATGGAGGCCCAAGCTGTGGCTGAGCGTCTGCTGACAGGTGCACAGAAATGTGAGGATGAGTTTGTCTCTGTCAGGCATGAAAACTTCAAGTTGAATCTAAAGCTGTCCAACTTGGAGCTAGGGCTCCATGTTAGCGACGATGATCCAGATGGAGAGATGCACCACATCGACTTCGAGCAGCTAAACATTGAAAACCAGACTTATGGTGAAAAGATCCAGGAGTGCAGAGAGGATCTGCTTAAGCTCAAGAGGACATTACCCCAAACTGGGCAG ATTCTGATGCATGTGAAAGAGAAATTGAGGTTTGTTCAGGTGGAGAACCAGGAGAAGCAGGGACATTTTAATGAATTGGATGCATTGGTTCTGCATGAGCAGGAAGCTCTGACACAGACCATGCAGGCCCGGGACATGCTACGCTTTGACAACCTGCGTAAGAGAAAGGACTGTGGCCTGCTGGGTAACCCAACACTACTTCGGAACCTTGAAGACACAGAGGATGAGCGTCAGGCACTTGAGAGACAAGTAAAGATGCTAGAAAGACGCTGA
- the tada2b gene encoding transcriptional adapter 2-beta, whose product MADLGKKYCVNCLADVTNLRLRCTDCPDIELCPECFSAGAEIGNHRRWHGYQQVDGGRFTLWGPEAEGGWTSREEQSLLDAIEQYGFGNWEDMAAHMGASRTPQEVMEHYVTMYIHGNLGKACIPELIPNRVTDHTCPGGAPLSPSLTAPPPPLELTPAEQQQLGYMPLRDDYEVEYEQEAELLVSGLSVNYDDEDVELEMKRAHVDMYVRKLRERQRRKDVARDYNLINAFLGREKKDKGSGGAGAGLAPPIVGSTSSGSGKRKITKEEREQRTKLRAICQFMAFREFEDFFDNMHKERMLRAKVRELQRYRRNGITRLDESAEYEAARHKREKRKENKSSKRGSGGGGGGGAGIGIGGGANSGSGANLGGGASTIKEEGKDGEFSAIEHLPGFELLSDREKVLCNSLNLSPTRYLTVKTIIIKDHLQKRQGVPAKSRLPGYLDKMLKRRILNFLTESGWISRDAA is encoded by the exons ATGGCGGACCTGGGCAAGAAGTACTGCGTGAACTGCCTCGCGGACGTTACGAACCTGCGGTTGCGCTGCACCGACTGCCCGGACATCGAGCTGTGTCCCGAGTGTTTCTCCGCCGGCGCGGAAATCGGAAATCACCGGAGATGGCACGGTTACCAGCAAGTGGACGGCGGCCGCTTCACTCTCTGGGGTCCCGAGGCTGAGGGAGGATGGACCAGCAGGGAAGAGCAATCGCTGCTCGATGCCATCGAACAGTATGGTTTCGGCAACTGG gAGGACATGGCAGCCCACATGGGAGCCTCCCGGACACCTCAGGAGGTGATGGAGCATTACGTGACTATGTACATCCACGGTAACCTTGGGAAGGCGTGTATCCCTGAGCTGATCCCGAACCGTGTGACGGATCACACGTGTCCGGGCGGGGCACCTCTTTCCCCGAGCCTTACTGCGCCCCCACCGCCGCTGGAGCTCACGCCGGCTGAACAGCAGCAGCTCGGCTACATGCCGCTTCGTGACGACTACGAGGTGGAATACGAACAGGAGGCGGAGCTGCTCGTTAGTGGCTTGTCTGTGAACTACGATGACGAGGACGTGGAACTGGAAATGAAGCGCGCACACGTGGATATGTACGTGCGAAAGCTACGCGAGCGCCAGCGTCGGAAAGACGTCGCCCGTGACTACAACCTCATAAACGCCTTCCTTGGCCGTGAAAAGAAGGACAAAGGGAGTGGAGGTGCAGGTGCTGGCTTGGCCCCGCCTATTGTGGGTTCAACATCATCGGGTTCCGGGAAGCGCAAGATCACGAAGGAGGAGCGTGAGCAACGGACAAAATTACGTGCGATCTGCCAGTTCATGGCGTTCCGGGAATTCGAGGACTTTTTTGACAACATGCACAAGGAACGCATGCTACGTGCCAAAGTGCGTGAGCTCCAGCGCTATCGGCGCAACGGCATCACACGTCTCGACGAGTCGGCCGAGTACGAGGCAGCGCGGCACAAGCGCGAGAAACGGAAAGAAAACAAGAGCTCCAAGAGAGGCAGTGGAGGCGGAGGTGGTGGAGGAGCTGGGATTGGAATCGGAGGTGGCGCGAACTCTGGAAGCGGAGCCAATTTAGGGGGCGGAGCCAGCACCATcaaagaggaaggaaaagaCGGTGAATTCTCAGCCATTGAGCACTTACCTGGATTCGAGCTGCTTTCTGATCGTGAGAAAGTGCTGTGCAACTCGCTGAACTTGAGTCCGACTCGATATTTGACGGTCAAAACTATCATAATCAAAGATCATTTGCAGAAACGGCAAGGCGTTCCCGCCAAGAGCCGCTTACCGGGCTACCTGGACAAAATGTTGAAAAGACgcatcctgaacttcctcaccGAGAGCGGCTGGATATCTCGAGATGCCGCGTAA
- the ccdc96 gene encoding coiled-coil domain-containing protein 96 isoform X2 produces the protein MEEQSLEETHPDPKSEDLNAEKVADVVDSDDLAKPDDESCAVEVEVEVKETEQAVTEKDELRNMQNAPENPEEEFEASVRGDELRNTQNAPENPEEEFEASVRSDELRNMQNAQENPEEEFEALVRGDVQVGDVFEEWANSDVEIFQNKDDVEEPESHEDEDHRQSTDLQHNLQLDSKEEQELLRELQTENEKLRRLNYQLQTKLAEYFWLKPDIEMQSVQEKIYPNQGCSQKYSDIIEDIRRQRQDKKQKHLQHHNVNELLWQNNEKLEQIELEWSMLISSKREVLITGLEQANSKMEAQAVAERLLTGAQKCEDEFVSVRHENFKLNLKLSNLELGLHVSDDDPDGEMHHIDFEQLNIENQTYGEKIQECREDLLKLKRTLPQTGQILMHVKEKLRFVQVENQEKQGHFNELDALVLHEQEALTQTMQARDMLRFDNLRKRKDCGLLGNPTLLRNLEDTEDERQALERQVKMLERR, from the exons ATGGAGGAGCAGTCACTTGAGGAAACGCATCCTGATCCGAAGTCTGAAGATCTGAATGCGGAAAAGGTGGCAGACGTCGTCGACAGCGATGATTTGGCTAAACCTGATGATGAAAGCTGTGCAGTAGAAGTAGAAGTAGAAGTAAAAGAGACAGAGCAAGCAGTGACTGAAAAGGATGAATTGAGGAACATGCAGAATGCACCAGAAAACCCTGAAGAAGAATTCGAAGCTTCAGTCAGGGGTGATGAATTGAGGAACACACAGAACGCACCAGAAAACCCTGAAGAAGAGTTTGAAGCTTCAGTCAGAAGTGACGAATTGAGGAACATGCAGAATGCACAAGAAAACCCAGAAGAAGAGTTCGAAGCATTAGTGAGAGGTGATGTACAAGTTGGTGATGTATTTGAAGAGTGGGCCAACTCAGATGTGGAGATTTTTCAAAACAAGGATGATGTAGAAGAGCCTGAAAGCCATGAGGACGAAGATCACAGACAGTCTACAG ATCTTCAACACAACCTTCAACTGGACTCTAAAGAGGAGCAGGAGCTCCTTCGAGAACTccaaacagaaaatgaaaaactgCGTCGGCTCAATTACCAGCTCCAAACTAAACTAGCTGAATACTTCTGGCTTAAACCGGACATAGAAATGCAGTCAGTTCAAGAAAAGATTTACCCAAACCAAGGGTGCAGCCAGAAGTACTCAGACATTATAGAGGATATTAGAAGGCAGAGGCAGGACAAGAAGCAAAAGCATCTCCAACACCACAATGTAAATGAGCTGCTTTGGCAGAACAATGAGAAGTTAGAGCAAATAGAGCTTGAGTGGAGCATGCTAATATCATCCAAGCGAGAGGTACTCATTACAGGTCTGGAGCAGGCGAATAGCAAGATGGAGGCCCAAGCTGTGGCTGAGCGTCTGCTGACAGGTGCACAGAAATGTGAGGATGAGTTTGTCTCTGTCAGGCATGAAAACTTCAAGTTGAATCTAAAGCTGTCCAACTTGGAGCTAGGGCTCCATGTTAGCGACGATGATCCAGATGGAGAGATGCACCACATCGACTTCGAGCAGCTAAACATTGAAAACCAGACTTATGGTGAAAAGATCCAGGAGTGCAGAGAGGATCTGCTTAAGCTCAAGAGGACATTACCCCAAACTGGGCAG ATTCTGATGCATGTGAAAGAGAAATTGAGGTTTGTTCAGGTGGAGAACCAGGAGAAGCAGGGACATTTTAATGAATTGGATGCATTGGTTCTGCATGAGCAGGAAGCTCTGACACAGACCATGCAGGCCCGGGACATGCTACGCTTTGACAACCTGCGTAAGAGAAAGGACTGTGGCCTGCTGGGTAACCCAACACTACTTCGGAACCTTGAAGACACAGAGGATGAGCGTCAGGCACTTGAGAGACAAGTAAAGATGCTAGAAAGACGCTGA